In Silene latifolia isolate original U9 population chromosome X, ASM4854445v1, whole genome shotgun sequence, the following proteins share a genomic window:
- the LOC141617300 gene encoding protein FAR1-RELATED SEQUENCE 5-like, whose protein sequence is MIDEFSEVHNHRLTFVCNRDLDKISRSLDMFQKTLILDNSKLNIGAGLTFRQVKELVNGYENIGATLIDFKNFQRDIKCYIGLRDADLFIDRLEKLKATQPQFYFAYDVDPQNRLTKFFWADATCIRNYSFFGDAVSFDPTYGTNKYDMVFTPFTGVNHHRKSVLFAGCLLLHEDDISFQWTFQHFLTAMGQKEPQVMITDQCPAIKKVIV, encoded by the coding sequence ATGATTGACGAGTTTTCTGAAGTCCACAATCATCGTCTCACCTTTGTCTGTAACAGAGATCTCGATAAGATTTCACGATCCCTTGATATGTTCCAGAAGACGCTTATCTTGGACAACTCCAAGTTGAATATTGGCGCTGGATTGACCTTTAGACAGGTTAAGGAACTTGTCAATGGGTATGAAAATATCGGTGCTAcattgatagattttaagaactttcaaagAGATATCAAGTGCTACATCGGGTTAAGAGATGCTGACCTTTTCATCGATCGACTCGAGAAACTCAAAGCGACCCAACCCCAGTTCTACTTCGCCTATGATGTTGATCCGCAAAACCGTCTAACAAAGTTCTTTTGGGCTGATGCTACATGTATTAGAAACTACTCATTCTTTGGGGATGCTGTGAGCTTCGACCCTACTTACGGAACcaacaagtatgatatggtttttacaccatttACAGGTGTTAATCACCACAGAAAGTCGGTGTTGTTTGCCGGTTGTCTCCTGTTACACGAGGATGACATCTCCTTCCAATGGACCTTTCAACATTTCTTGACTGCCATGGGACAAAAAGAGCCGCAAGTCATGATCACGGATCAATGCCCTGCAATAAAGAAGGTAATAGTGtga